In the genome of Desulfovibrio desulfuricans, one region contains:
- the pgl gene encoding 6-phosphogluconolactonase — protein sequence MSGLSRSIHLTVHIHKDPAAMAERAAHILAAACEEAIADRGIFRIALSGGQTPTPLFRLLAGKDWADRLPWDKMTFYWVDERCVGPDHPDSNYGLARRELLSMVPAMHFFRMRGEEDPVEAAVKYEQQIRAEFNLGSHELPRFDFMLLGMGEDGHTGSIFPNSPALAERKRLVIDQYVPERKADRLTLTLPVINNARCCMFLVTGKEKHDVLSRALNLLAEPTLPAQKVRPGFGELIWVVDEAAARGE from the coding sequence ATGTCGGGTCTCAGCCGTTCCATACACCTTACGGTGCATATCCATAAAGATCCTGCAGCCATGGCCGAGCGCGCCGCCCACATTCTTGCGGCAGCCTGCGAGGAAGCCATCGCCGACAGGGGGATTTTTCGCATCGCCCTTTCGGGCGGGCAAACCCCCACGCCGCTTTTTCGCCTGCTGGCGGGCAAAGACTGGGCCGACCGACTTCCTTGGGACAAAATGACCTTTTACTGGGTGGACGAACGCTGCGTTGGCCCTGATCACCCGGACAGCAACTACGGCCTTGCCCGCCGAGAGCTGCTCAGCATGGTTCCGGCAATGCACTTTTTCCGCATGCGCGGCGAGGAAGACCCCGTTGAAGCCGCCGTCAAATACGAACAGCAGATCCGGGCCGAGTTCAATCTTGGCAGCCACGAGCTGCCCCGCTTTGACTTTATGCTGCTGGGCATGGGCGAAGACGGCCACACAGGCTCCATCTTTCCCAATTCGCCCGCGCTGGCCGAGCGCAAGCGCCTTGTCATCGACCAGTACGTGCCCGAGCGCAAGGCCGACCGCCTGACGCTGACGCTGCCGGTCATCAACAATGCCCGCTGCTGCATGTTTCTTGTGACCGGCAAGGAAAAGCACGACGTGCTTTCGCGCGCGCTCAACCTGCTGGCCGAGCCGACCCTGCCCGCGCAAAAAGTGCGCCCCGGCTTCGGCGAACTTATCTGGGTTGTGGACGAAGCCGCCGCCAGAGGCGAATAA
- a CDS encoding AraC family transcriptional regulator → MPSRLPAIRQTFTAPGRFPYLEVRTTLESTQPYAEHFHSAFSFGFILEGGTCFTLLGQPHTALKGDIVLIAPGLPHSCNPLHGLPRSYHMAYLDAAWFAQNICRPLGLVDACEVVKNVVRDPALFHLGLAAIEALCSNTETADQSLAAWFTQLQASHGCLAAVESPDAHDSKPTTTALLSAPGAAGRLLAAAANTPNADHAPVTSLARRAGLRRESFSRAFRRAAGLPPKAWLHCLRLEKARTLLRQGKSIAEAALAAGYADQSHFHRMFVKFYSVTPGCYQRGRSHSYNTRK, encoded by the coding sequence ATGCCCTCCCGCCTTCCGGCCATACGGCAGACCTTTACCGCACCGGGCAGGTTTCCCTACCTTGAAGTGCGCACAACCCTTGAAAGCACCCAGCCCTATGCCGAGCACTTTCATTCGGCATTTTCGTTCGGGTTTATCCTTGAGGGCGGCACGTGCTTTACGCTCCTGGGGCAGCCGCACACGGCCCTCAAGGGAGATATTGTGCTTATTGCCCCAGGCCTGCCGCACAGTTGCAACCCCCTGCACGGCCTGCCCCGCAGTTATCATATGGCCTACCTTGACGCCGCGTGGTTTGCGCAAAATATCTGCCGGCCCCTGGGCCTCGTCGATGCGTGCGAGGTAGTAAAAAACGTGGTGCGCGACCCGGCGCTTTTTCATCTGGGGCTTGCCGCCATTGAAGCTCTTTGCAGCAATACAGAAACAGCGGATCAGTCCCTTGCCGCGTGGTTTACGCAGCTTCAGGCCAGCCACGGCTGCCTTGCCGCTGTGGAATCCCCTGACGCGCACGACAGCAAGCCCACCACGACAGCGCTGCTCAGCGCCCCTGGCGCTGCGGGGCGGCTGCTCGCGGCTGCGGCCAATACGCCCAACGCAGATCATGCGCCTGTTACCTCGCTTGCCCGGCGCGCAGGCCTGCGGCGCGAGAGCTTCTCGCGGGCGTTCAGGCGCGCTGCGGGCCTGCCGCCCAAGGCTTGGCTGCATTGCCTGCGGCTTGAAAAGGCGCGCACCCTGTTGCGCCAGGGCAAAAGCATTGCCGAGGCCGCCCTGGCCGCAGGCTACGCCGATCAAAGCCACTTTCACCGCATGTTTGTAAAATTCTATTCCGTCACGCCGGGCTGCTATCAACGGGGACGGTCACATTCGTACAATACGCGCAAATAA
- a CDS encoding class I SAM-dependent methyltransferase, whose translation MDTPQSDTAGQFTLQMQKLLLQHCLGAWPRRGRTLLEVNCGQGDFLPLLWECGFDMTATELNPDQRASAGRMADRAEVLAAADDHLPFDDEEFDWVVLHLVSPGADNARRAIAESLRVASAGVALTFWNAASLPFLLHCLRGRKTAWPGPAFCWWQVWRMLRGLSAGSISGASVLAGPQSTWNAACGLSRCNRVLPWLPMGAWGVIRIDLGKSRPVTPLPLRLERRRMRRPEPAMECGHKSQAKAVNTERETP comes from the coding sequence ATGGATACCCCACAATCCGATACGGCAGGGCAGTTTACCCTGCAAATGCAGAAGCTGCTTTTGCAGCACTGCCTTGGCGCGTGGCCACGCCGGGGGCGCACCCTGCTTGAGGTAAACTGCGGGCAGGGCGACTTTTTACCGCTGCTGTGGGAATGCGGCTTTGACATGACCGCCACGGAACTGAACCCCGACCAGCGGGCCAGTGCCGGGCGCATGGCCGACCGGGCCGAAGTGCTTGCCGCCGCAGACGACCACCTGCCCTTTGACGATGAGGAATTTGACTGGGTTGTGCTGCACCTGGTTTCGCCCGGCGCGGACAACGCGCGCAGGGCCATTGCCGAGTCGCTGCGCGTTGCTTCTGCCGGTGTGGCCCTCACATTCTGGAACGCGGCTTCACTTCCCTTTTTGCTCCACTGCCTCCGTGGGCGCAAAACCGCCTGGCCCGGCCCGGCGTTTTGCTGGTGGCAGGTATGGCGTATGCTCAGGGGCCTCTCCGCCGGCAGCATCAGCGGTGCAAGCGTGCTTGCTGGCCCGCAGTCAACCTGGAACGCCGCGTGCGGCCTCTCGCGCTGCAACAGGGTTTTGCCCTGGCTGCCCATGGGAGCATGGGGCGTCATACGCATTGACCTGGGCAAATCCCGCCCGGTTACCCCCCTGCCCTTGCGGCTTGAACGCAGGCGCATGCGCCGCCCCGAGCCAGCCATGGAGTGCGGGCACAAATCCCAGGCAAAAGCCGTCAACACTGAAAGGGAAACACCATGA
- a CDS encoding DUF4139 domain-containing protein, with protein MSHVRIASPLFSLLCFPARGQRRKGRPALAPALLLALCSLISLVCGEALAAGLPNAPTPPRTARITPSGGLLEVEQQAPVLTANGLSQVRVVLPAGAENFQISVPGHTIVRWTSVPQPLDQSGDLAKVREERQHAVMTLTGKLEAVKAQLALWEAPATEGGFQDMTQREKRLAEVVPALSYEKADLERRLALLKQELQQLPPSPEMGQSVLVTLQKSVSAATLPVRYSYTLRNCGWRAVYCFDAQPDKGKGDAVNVRFMAEVWQFSGMDWADAQLILVSRGQGPREPAPLPRWVIDSQPQPMAQPLVKAAPRMMMTADAAMPEAAPAAAPVAADVTGVYASWKLGEKGLPEGRARLLVLESEWKAPLQWLARPSTGESRVWLMARPTLPESQIWPDGQAEFSVDGQSVGAGKFHASGNETTLYFGADPRVQVAASADVRQRGEKGFIGKSRTWTWGWTYTVRNTRDKAVTVRLERPMPMLVDQGVAVSYRDKPQAQQDAQEHLLFWNVDVAAGGKAEVKHELTITSPVEIQLDPYAP; from the coding sequence ATGTCGCACGTACGTATTGCATCCCCGCTGTTTTCCCTGCTCTGTTTTCCTGCCCGTGGTCAGCGACGCAAAGGGCGGCCCGCGCTTGCTCCGGCCCTGCTGCTTGCGCTGTGCAGCTTGATCAGCCTGGTTTGCGGCGAGGCCCTGGCCGCAGGCCTGCCCAACGCGCCAACGCCTCCCCGCACCGCTCGGATCACGCCGTCTGGGGGCCTGCTTGAGGTCGAGCAGCAGGCCCCGGTGCTCACGGCCAATGGCCTGAGTCAGGTGCGCGTGGTGCTGCCCGCCGGAGCGGAAAATTTTCAGATTTCCGTACCGGGCCATACCATTGTGCGCTGGACCAGCGTACCGCAACCCCTTGATCAAAGCGGTGATCTGGCCAAAGTACGCGAGGAGCGCCAGCACGCCGTCATGACCCTTACGGGCAAGCTCGAGGCCGTAAAGGCCCAGCTGGCCCTCTGGGAGGCCCCGGCCACGGAGGGCGGGTTTCAGGACATGACGCAGCGCGAGAAGCGTCTGGCCGAGGTTGTGCCCGCCCTCAGCTACGAAAAGGCCGATCTGGAGCGCCGTTTGGCCCTGCTGAAGCAGGAATTGCAGCAACTGCCGCCCAGCCCGGAAATGGGGCAGAGCGTGCTGGTCACCCTGCAAAAAAGCGTCTCCGCCGCAACCCTGCCCGTGCGCTACAGCTACACGCTGCGCAACTGCGGCTGGCGAGCCGTGTATTGTTTTGACGCCCAGCCCGACAAGGGCAAGGGCGATGCCGTTAACGTGCGCTTTATGGCCGAGGTATGGCAGTTTTCGGGAATGGACTGGGCTGATGCGCAGCTGATCCTTGTTTCACGCGGGCAGGGGCCGCGCGAGCCCGCCCCCTTGCCGCGCTGGGTGATCGATTCGCAGCCGCAGCCCATGGCCCAGCCGCTGGTCAAGGCGGCCCCTCGCATGATGATGACCGCCGATGCCGCAATGCCCGAAGCCGCCCCCGCCGCCGCACCTGTGGCGGCCGACGTCACCGGCGTGTACGCCAGCTGGAAGCTGGGCGAAAAAGGTCTGCCCGAAGGCCGCGCGCGACTGCTGGTGCTGGAGTCGGAGTGGAAGGCTCCCCTGCAATGGCTGGCGCGGCCCTCTACGGGGGAAAGCCGGGTGTGGCTGATGGCCCGGCCCACACTGCCCGAAAGCCAGATTTGGCCAGACGGTCAGGCGGAGTTCAGCGTAGATGGGCAGAGCGTGGGCGCAGGGAAGTTCCACGCCAGCGGCAACGAGACCACGCTGTATTTTGGCGCAGACCCGCGCGTGCAGGTGGCCGCATCGGCCGATGTACGCCAGCGGGGCGAAAAGGGCTTTATCGGCAAAAGCCGCACCTGGACATGGGGCTGGACATACACCGTGCGCAACACGCGCGACAAGGCCGTGACCGTGCGGCTTGAGCGGCCCATGCCCATGCTGGTCGATCAGGGCGTTGCCGTGAGCTATCGCGACAAGCCGCAGGCCCAGCAGGACGCGCAGGAGCATCTGCTGTTCTGGAATGTGGATGTGGCGGCTGGCGGCAAGGCCGAGGTCAAGCACGAGCTGACCATCACCTCGCCGGTGGAGATCCAGCTTGATCCCTATGCGCCCTAG
- a CDS encoding molybdopterin molybdotransferase MoeA: protein MSLYFCLRETADIAAFISGTDALPQESIPASEALGRVLGQNVYAPFPCPACNRSTRDGYAVRSADVAGARPENPVLLRLAGECRMGAMCSKALHAGEAWRVYTGSDVPEGADEVVMQEDAAPAGPPPAWSISATAIAVYRPGAAGQHMLTRGADLPQGELLAQAGTKLGAHHLALLAQFFRHLPVHRRPVLGVLATGDEFCPPTPATAVAAGQCNTNALLLQALATTLGARCQHLGTVPDNIDVLHKHLRAALPDGPTPCDVVVVVGGSSGGKRDFSAQAIAALPGCRLYGHDQRVSSGRPLTIARVGQTSVWGLPGHPLSLALAAQVFLAPLLQKLGGQQAAPGFINPAPSVLARLGLALPVEGTAPAHYPVMLRRGHGRLTAWPVPAGTGKTAVLRDMHGWITMPGCPDAAAGTAKSGLRRGAAIRVRLFA from the coding sequence ATGTCGCTGTATTTTTGCCTGCGGGAAACCGCGGACATTGCCGCCTTTATCAGCGGGACCGACGCTTTGCCGCAGGAGAGTATTCCTGCAAGCGAGGCTCTTGGGAGAGTGCTTGGGCAAAATGTTTACGCGCCCTTTCCCTGTCCTGCCTGCAACCGCTCCACCCGCGACGGCTACGCGGTGCGCTCTGCGGATGTGGCCGGGGCCAGACCGGAGAATCCCGTGCTGCTGCGTCTGGCGGGAGAATGCCGCATGGGCGCAATGTGCAGCAAAGCCCTGCACGCGGGCGAAGCATGGCGCGTATATACAGGCAGCGACGTGCCTGAGGGCGCTGACGAGGTGGTCATGCAGGAGGACGCTGCACCTGCAGGCCCGCCCCCGGCTTGGAGCATATCGGCAACCGCCATTGCTGTTTACCGCCCCGGCGCGGCGGGCCAGCATATGCTGACTCGGGGGGCTGACCTGCCTCAGGGCGAGTTGCTGGCCCAGGCCGGAACAAAGCTAGGCGCTCACCATCTTGCCCTGCTCGCCCAGTTTTTTCGGCACCTGCCGGTACACAGACGGCCAGTACTGGGCGTACTTGCCACAGGCGACGAATTTTGCCCCCCAACCCCTGCAACAGCGGTTGCCGCTGGTCAGTGCAATACCAATGCCCTGCTGCTGCAAGCGCTGGCAACCACACTTGGCGCGCGCTGCCAGCACCTCGGCACAGTGCCCGACAATATTGATGTTCTGCATAAGCACCTGCGCGCGGCCCTGCCAGATGGCCCAACCCCCTGCGATGTAGTGGTGGTGGTTGGCGGATCATCCGGCGGCAAACGTGATTTCAGCGCACAGGCCATTGCCGCGCTGCCGGGTTGCCGCCTCTACGGGCACGACCAGCGCGTGAGCAGCGGCCGCCCGCTTACCATTGCCCGCGTGGGTCAGACCAGCGTTTGGGGCTTGCCGGGGCATCCCCTGAGCCTTGCGCTGGCCGCACAGGTTTTTCTGGCTCCCCTGTTGCAAAAGCTTGGCGGTCAGCAGGCCGCGCCAGGGTTTATAAACCCTGCGCCCTCTGTACTGGCGCGCCTTGGGCTGGCCCTGCCGGTGGAGGGGACAGCCCCCGCCCACTACCCCGTCATGCTGCGGCGCGGCCACGGCCGTCTGACAGCCTGGCCCGTGCCCGCAGGCACGGGCAAAACCGCCGTGCTGCGCGACATGCACGGTTGGATAACCATGCCCGGTTGCCCGGATGCTGCCGCCGGCACAGCCAAAAGCGGCCTGCGGCGCGGCGCGGCCATACGGGTACGGCTTTTTGCCTGA
- a CDS encoding bile acid:sodium symporter family protein → MTCLILRVGNAITRYMGVFILACSALALWKPDLFSWVAPYVTPLLGCIMFGMGMTLRLKDFALVFSQPRALLLGLMAQFVCMPLLAFALCHVFALPPDLAMGVILVGTAPGGTASNVLTFISKGDVPYSVALTSVTTVVALVLMPLLTWLLGGVWVPVDMAGLFVSILKIVVIPVIMGIVAHRFCAGLTSRALPFLPPISALTITLVVAGIIAINARSIIEASADIFLVVICHNLLGMAFGYAAGRMWKFDEARCRALCFEVGTQNSGLATALALAHFSPVSAIAGALFSVWQNISGALVSNYFHGSEPRQRPPAGQ, encoded by the coding sequence TTGACCTGTCTTATACTGCGCGTTGGCAACGCCATTACCCGATACATGGGCGTGTTCATTCTTGCATGCTCGGCCCTGGCGTTGTGGAAGCCAGACCTGTTTAGCTGGGTGGCTCCTTATGTTACGCCGCTTTTGGGCTGCATCATGTTTGGCATGGGCATGACCCTGAGGCTCAAGGATTTTGCCCTTGTGTTCTCCCAGCCGCGCGCCCTGCTGCTGGGCCTTATGGCGCAGTTTGTCTGCATGCCGCTGCTGGCCTTTGCGCTGTGCCACGTGTTCGCCCTGCCGCCCGACCTGGCCATGGGCGTCATCCTTGTGGGCACAGCCCCCGGCGGCACGGCCTCAAACGTACTTACCTTTATTTCAAAGGGGGACGTGCCGTATTCCGTAGCGCTCACCTCGGTGACCACCGTTGTCGCTCTGGTGCTCATGCCGTTGCTCACATGGCTGCTGGGCGGCGTGTGGGTTCCCGTGGACATGGCCGGGCTGTTTGTTTCCATTCTCAAGATCGTGGTGATTCCCGTCATCATGGGCATTGTGGCGCACCGCTTCTGCGCGGGCCTGACAAGCCGCGCCCTGCCCTTTTTACCGCCCATCTCCGCCCTTACCATTACCCTGGTGGTGGCAGGCATCATAGCCATCAACGCCCGCAGCATCATTGAAGCCAGCGCCGACATCTTTCTTGTGGTGATATGTCACAACCTTTTGGGTATGGCCTTTGGCTATGCAGCCGGGCGCATGTGGAAATTTGACGAGGCCCGCTGCCGCGCCCTGTGCTTTGAAGTGGGCACGCAGAATTCCGGTCTGGCTACAGCGCTGGCTCTGGCGCATTTTTCACCGGTATCGGCCATAGCCGGAGCTCTGTTCAGCGTGTGGCAGAACATCTCTGGAGCGCTTGTTTCCAATTATTTTCACGGCAGTGAACCCCGGCAGCGTCCGCCCGCAGGGCAGTGA
- a CDS encoding translation initiation factor IF-2 yields MSLPSVAPIVAFIRKHTLLLAAVLLILLAAAGGYSGWQHYQFRQTAEFAFSQIKDSLHPAKPADLARWVNFDALTKPLAKAVAQKYPNLKQGPNQLRDISDILQVGLLKQARAKEEPVKDEPDETARLKTPLYVLPPTFYTQLKETLALQNPTENTALIAAKVHHPLMNKEFSLLLRMDKTPEGWRVDNLVNADDLVRQFREYQMDRMIAQRKIILDRNANIKKRIEDTLPIKTCSVSAGVISDGRTLLVVVSVLGKNTGTVAVNSMDLSAKICTPDGKELLHRFLNAVQPTPPGEDLDHSWTIEMDGASDLGKSILAARKLSCESFWKTLGLANGEVLHLSLQPPLLEEFQ; encoded by the coding sequence ATGAGTCTGCCCTCTGTTGCCCCTATTGTTGCCTTTATTCGCAAGCATACCCTGCTGCTGGCCGCCGTGCTGCTTATTCTTCTTGCGGCAGCGGGCGGGTACAGCGGCTGGCAGCATTACCAGTTCAGGCAGACAGCCGAATTTGCCTTTTCGCAGATCAAGGACAGCCTGCACCCCGCCAAACCCGCCGACCTTGCCCGGTGGGTCAACTTTGACGCGCTGACAAAGCCGCTGGCCAAGGCCGTGGCGCAAAAATACCCCAATCTGAAGCAGGGCCCCAACCAGCTGCGCGACATCAGCGACATTCTGCAGGTCGGCCTGCTCAAACAGGCCCGCGCCAAGGAAGAACCCGTCAAGGACGAACCAGATGAAACCGCGCGGCTCAAAACGCCTCTCTATGTGCTGCCGCCGACCTTTTATACCCAGCTCAAGGAAACCCTGGCCCTGCAAAACCCCACAGAAAACACTGCCCTGATTGCCGCCAAGGTGCACCACCCGCTCATGAACAAGGAATTTTCGCTGCTGCTGCGCATGGACAAAACCCCTGAGGGCTGGCGCGTGGACAATCTTGTCAACGCCGATGATCTTGTGCGTCAGTTCCGCGAATACCAGATGGACCGCATGATCGCCCAACGGAAGATAATTCTTGACAGAAATGCCAACATAAAGAAACGCATCGAAGATACTCTGCCCATCAAGACCTGTTCCGTCAGCGCCGGGGTGATTTCAGACGGGCGCACGCTCCTGGTGGTGGTAAGCGTACTGGGCAAAAATACCGGCACGGTGGCGGTCAACAGCATGGATCTTTCGGCAAAAATCTGCACGCCAGACGGCAAGGAGCTGCTGCACAGGTTTCTCAATGCAGTGCAGCCCACCCCCCCCGGCGAGGACCTGGACCACAGCTGGACCATCGAAATGGACGGCGCAAGCGATCTTGGCAAATCCATTCTGGCCGCGCGCAAGCTTAGCTGCGAATCTTTCTGGAAAACCCTGGGCCTGGCCAACGGAGAGGTGCTGCACCTCAGCCTGCAACCGCCGCTGCTGGAAGAATTTCAGTAA
- a CDS encoding RidA family protein produces the protein MSKEVISTSNAPGAVGPYSQGIKTGNLFFFSGQIPIDPAIGKLVEGDVKAQAEQACKNVMALLQSQGLTAANVVKTTVFITDMGNFGAVNEVYKKYFTAPCPARSCVEVSKLPLGAQVEVEAIAAL, from the coding sequence ATGAGCAAGGAAGTCATCAGCACCAGCAATGCCCCCGGAGCGGTCGGCCCCTACAGCCAGGGCATCAAGACCGGCAACCTGTTCTTTTTTTCCGGGCAGATTCCCATTGACCCGGCCATCGGCAAACTGGTGGAAGGCGATGTGAAGGCGCAGGCCGAGCAGGCCTGCAAAAATGTTATGGCATTGCTGCAGTCGCAGGGGCTCACCGCTGCAAACGTGGTTAAAACCACTGTGTTTATTACCGACATGGGCAATTTTGGCGCAGTTAACGAAGTATACAAAAAGTACTTTACGGCCCCCTGCCCGGCGCGTTCGTGCGTTGAAGTCAGCAAGCTGCCGCTGGGCGCTCAGGTAGAAGTGGAGGCCATTGCCGCCCTGTAG
- the ettA gene encoding energy-dependent translational throttle protein EttA — MSNEPDKIIYSMIRVTKRHGQKEVLKDISLSYFYGAKIGVLGLNGAGKSSLLKILAGVDQAFDGKTVLAPGYTIGYLEQEPLKDETRTVREVVEDGVSNLTAIAREFEEINAKFAEPMEADEMDALITRQAGVQELMDAKNVWDLDSRLEMAMDALRCPPGDMPVAQISGGERRRVALCRLLLESPDILLLDEPTNHLDAESVAWLERFLSTFPGTVIAVTHDRYFLDNVAGWILELDRGRGIPWKGNYSSWLEQKQKRLANEERTEADRQKTLQRELEWVRMSPKGRHAKGKARLNAYEAMLSHESEKRALDLEIYIPPGQRLGKVVFEIEGVSKGMGDRELMENVNAIIPPGAIVGIIGPNGAGKTTLFKMLVGQEKPDTGTLKVGETVQFAYVDQGRESLTPGKTVYEIISDGAETIKLGGREVNARAYCTRFNFHGADQQKKVDVLSGGERNRVHLACMLKSGANVLLLDEPTNDIDVNTMRALEDALDNFAGCVLVISHDRWFLDRVATHIMAFEGDSSVVFYEGNYTDYEEDRKKRLGKDADTPHRIKYRKLTR, encoded by the coding sequence ATGAGCAACGAACCGGACAAGATTATTTATTCCATGATCCGCGTCACCAAGCGCCATGGCCAAAAGGAAGTGCTGAAAGACATTTCGCTTTCGTACTTTTACGGGGCCAAAATCGGCGTGCTTGGTCTGAACGGCGCGGGTAAATCCAGCCTGCTGAAGATACTGGCGGGCGTGGATCAGGCCTTTGACGGCAAGACCGTGCTGGCCCCCGGCTATACCATCGGCTACCTTGAGCAGGAGCCACTGAAGGACGAAACCCGCACCGTGCGCGAGGTGGTTGAAGACGGCGTGAGCAACCTCACGGCCATTGCCCGCGAGTTTGAAGAAATCAACGCCAAGTTTGCCGAACCCATGGAAGCGGACGAGATGGACGCTCTCATCACCCGGCAGGCCGGGGTGCAGGAACTCATGGACGCCAAAAACGTCTGGGATCTGGATTCGCGCCTCGAAATGGCCATGGACGCCCTGCGCTGCCCCCCCGGCGACATGCCCGTTGCCCAGATTTCGGGCGGCGAGCGCCGCCGCGTGGCCTTGTGCCGTCTGCTGCTTGAATCGCCCGACATTCTGCTGCTCGACGAACCCACCAACCACCTCGACGCCGAGTCGGTGGCCTGGCTCGAGCGCTTTCTTTCCACGTTTCCCGGTACGGTTATCGCCGTCACCCATGACCGTTACTTCCTCGACAACGTGGCGGGCTGGATTCTGGAGCTGGACCGTGGCCGGGGCATTCCGTGGAAGGGCAACTATTCCTCGTGGCTTGAGCAAAAGCAGAAACGCCTTGCCAACGAAGAAAGAACCGAGGCCGACCGCCAGAAAACCCTGCAGCGCGAGCTGGAATGGGTGCGTATGTCGCCCAAGGGCCGTCACGCCAAGGGCAAGGCGCGCCTCAACGCCTATGAGGCCATGCTCTCGCACGAAAGTGAAAAGCGCGCGCTTGATCTGGAAATTTACATTCCGCCGGGACAGCGCCTGGGCAAGGTTGTCTTTGAGATTGAGGGCGTCAGCAAGGGCATGGGCGACAGGGAGTTGATGGAAAACGTCAACGCCATCATCCCCCCCGGCGCCATTGTGGGTATTATCGGCCCCAACGGCGCGGGTAAAACCACCCTGTTCAAGATGCTTGTGGGGCAGGAAAAGCCCGACACCGGCACGCTCAAGGTGGGCGAAACCGTGCAGTTTGCCTATGTGGATCAGGGCCGCGAATCGCTCACGCCCGGCAAGACCGTGTACGAAATCATCAGCGACGGCGCGGAAACCATCAAGCTGGGCGGGCGCGAAGTCAACGCCCGCGCCTACTGCACGCGCTTCAATTTCCACGGCGCGGACCAGCAAAAGAAAGTGGACGTGCTCTCTGGCGGCGAGCGCAACCGCGTGCACCTGGCCTGCATGCTCAAGTCCGGCGCCAACGTGCTGCTGCTTGACGAACCCACCAACGATATCGACGTCAACACCATGCGCGCCCTTGAAGACGCGCTGGACAACTTTGCCGGTTGCGTGCTGGTCATCAGCCACGACCGCTGGTTTCTCGACCGCGTGGCCACGCACATCATGGCCTTTGAAGGCGATTCGAGCGTGGTGTTTTACGAAGGCAACTATACGGACTACGAAGAAGACCGTAAAAAGCGGCTCGGCAAGGATGCCGACACGCCGCACCGCATCAAGTACCGCAAACTGACTCGTTAG
- a CDS encoding LysE family translocator, giving the protein MIAFASTLIPAAFPALALAHFLALLSPGPDFFLILGHAVRHRLRGALYICLGIALGNALYICLAVSGWSIMRQVPSLYRIIELAGSGYLAWLGFLLLRASRQTAIGAAGLATDEASPLPPGRQLLTGLGSALLNPKNAVFYLTLMTVILGPTATLPQQTFAGLWMTLLVFAWDAGLAAAISLPGAQRALEKRIPFIEGLAGLTLAGIALWLVLRPLFA; this is encoded by the coding sequence ATGATTGCTTTTGCATCCACACTGATTCCCGCTGCCTTTCCCGCGCTGGCCCTGGCGCACTTTCTCGCGCTGCTCAGCCCCGGACCGGATTTTTTTCTTATTCTCGGTCACGCCGTGCGCCACCGTCTGCGCGGCGCGCTGTACATCTGTCTGGGCATCGCCCTGGGCAACGCCCTGTACATCTGCCTTGCGGTTTCCGGCTGGTCGATCATGCGGCAGGTTCCCTCCCTGTACCGCATCATAGAGCTGGCAGGCTCTGGCTATCTTGCATGGCTGGGCTTTTTGCTGCTGCGGGCAAGCCGCCAGACGGCCATCGGGGCAGCCGGTCTTGCAACGGACGAGGCAAGCCCGCTCCCCCCAGGCAGGCAATTGCTCACCGGGCTGGGTTCTGCCCTGCTCAACCCCAAAAACGCCGTTTTTTACCTCACGCTCATGACGGTCATTCTGGGGCCCACCGCCACACTGCCGCAACAGACCTTTGCCGGGTTATGGATGACCCTGCTGGTCTTTGCCTGGGATGCCGGTCTGGCCGCCGCCATATCCCTGCCCGGAGCGCAGCGGGCACTGGAAAAGCGCATTCCGTTCATAGAAGGACTGGCTGGTCTCACGCTTGCCGGCATTGCCCTCTGGCTGGTGCTGCGGCCCCTGTTTGCCTGA